The Gemmatimonas phototrophica region CTTGGGACCCATGACCGCAATCTCGGCGGTCGGCCACGCCACATTGAAATCACCGCGGATGTGTTTGGAGCTCATCACGTCGTACGCACCGCCATATGCCTTGCGGGTGATGACGGTGAGCTTGGGCACGGTGGCTTCGCAGTACGCATACAGCAGTTTGGCCCCATGCTTGATGATGCCGCCATGTTCCTGCGCCAATCCCGGCAGAAAGCCTGGTACATCCTCGAAGGTGACCAGCGGAATGTTGAAGCAGTCGCAGAAGCGGACAAAGCGCGCGGCTTTCATGGAGGCGTTGATGTCGAGCACGCCAGCGAGCACGGCGGGTTGGTTGGCGACAATACCAACACTGTAGCCGCCGAGGTGGGCAAAACCCACGAGGATGTTGGCGGCGTAGTCGGGCTGCACTTCGTACAACAGTCCGTCGTCCACGACGCGCGTGATGACTTCGCGCATGTCGTAGGGTTTGTTCGGATTGTCGGGCACCACGTCGAGCAGCGACTCCTCGCGGCGATCTCGCGGGTCGCGACCGCTGCCGCGCGGCGGATTGTCCACGTTGTTGCCGGGGACATAGCGAAACAACTCGCGAATGTGCTGCAGGCAGGCGAGTTCGGAATCGCAGGCGAAATGCGCCACACCGCTGGTGCCGGCGTGCGCGTCGGCCCCGCCCAATTGCTCCATGGTCACATCTTCGTGCGTCACGGTCTTCACGACATTCGGGCCGGTGACGAACATGTAGCTCGTCCCGCGCACCATGTAGATGAAGTCGGTAATGGCCGGTGAATACACGGCCCCGCCGGCACATGGGCCGAGGATCGCCGAGATCTGCGGAATGACTCCCGACGCCAGCGTATTCTTGAGGAAGATGTCGGCGTATCCGCCGAGCGAAACCACGCCCTCCTGAATGCGCGCGCCACCGGAATCATTCAGACCGATGATCGGGGCTCCATTGCGCATGGCGAGGTCCATGACCTTGCAGATCTTGGCCGCGTGGGCCTCGGAGAGCGAGCCGCCAAACACGGTGAAGTCCTGCGAAAACACGTACACCAGGCGTCCTTCGATGCGCCCGTGCCCGGTCACCACCCCATCGCCATAGACGGGCGCCTCACCCTCAGCGAGGGATCGAGAGGTGACGAAGCGATCGATTTCCACGAAGGAGCCGTCATCGAGCAGCACGTCCAGGCGCTCGCGGGCGGACAGTTTACCCTTGGCGTGTTGCTGGGCAATGCGGGCAGCGCCGCCACCTTGTTCCGAGGCGTCGCGGGCCACAGCGAGGCGCTCAAGCTTTTCACGCATGGCAGAAGACGGGGAGGTCTGGGTCATGCTGCCGGAAGCTAGCGAGCGATCCGGGAAAAACGAGGAGCCGACCCGAACTGGGGCCGGCTCCGGTGCTCTGCCGTAATGAACGCGGGATGAACTCCCGGGACCATCCGGTGCTTACGGCTTGTAAATAATGGGGAGCGTCACTTTTACGCGCACCGGAGAGCCGTTCACTTTGGCCGGATTGAAATCGAGCTTCG contains the following coding sequences:
- a CDS encoding acyl-CoA carboxylase subunit beta, whose protein sequence is MREKLERLAVARDASEQGGGAARIAQQHAKGKLSARERLDVLLDDGSFVEIDRFVTSRSLAEGEAPVYGDGVVTGHGRIEGRLVYVFSQDFTVFGGSLSEAHAAKICKVMDLAMRNGAPIIGLNDSGGARIQEGVVSLGGYADIFLKNTLASGVIPQISAILGPCAGGAVYSPAITDFIYMVRGTSYMFVTGPNVVKTVTHEDVTMEQLGGADAHAGTSGVAHFACDSELACLQHIRELFRYVPGNNVDNPPRGSGRDPRDRREESLLDVVPDNPNKPYDMREVITRVVDDGLLYEVQPDYAANILVGFAHLGGYSVGIVANQPAVLAGVLDINASMKAARFVRFCDCFNIPLVTFEDVPGFLPGLAQEHGGIIKHGAKLLYAYCEATVPKLTVITRKAYGGAYDVMSSKHIRGDFNVAWPTAEIAVMGPKGAVEILYRKEIAEAPDKQAALDARVAEYTEKFANPYIAAARGYVDDVIDPRDTRPRLIDALDSLQGKRDRNPPKKHGNLPL